A single genomic interval of bacterium harbors:
- the murI gene encoding glutamate racemase, whose amino-acid sequence MPGRSSPVGVFDSGVGGLSVIKALMERLPHEDYIYIGDTARLPYGTKTKSTIARFSIENAEFLLSKGVKLVVVACNSASATALDALRARFDVPIIGVIKPGADAAVESTTSGSIGVIGTEATINSGCYEHEILRLRPGARVLGKPCPLFVPLVEESWLDDPITHQVAERYLAVFRATRVDVLILGCTHYPLLAGVIADVVGPGTAIVDSASTVAGAVERLLIKMNLANDSDSPGTHKFYVTDLPAKIKRIGRMFLGIDDLSIELVRLGAS is encoded by the coding sequence TTGCCAGGGCGCTCTTCTCCGGTTGGTGTGTTTGATTCCGGCGTTGGTGGCCTATCGGTCATCAAGGCCCTAATGGAGCGCCTGCCACACGAGGATTACATCTATATCGGCGATACAGCCCGACTGCCCTATGGGACCAAGACCAAGAGCACAATCGCACGCTTCTCCATTGAAAACGCAGAGTTTCTGCTCAGCAAGGGAGTCAAGCTGGTTGTCGTGGCATGCAACTCCGCATCCGCGACAGCGCTCGATGCCTTGCGCGCGAGGTTTGATGTTCCCATAATCGGCGTCATCAAGCCGGGGGCCGATGCGGCAGTAGAATCCACAACGTCTGGCTCTATCGGCGTCATCGGAACGGAGGCGACTATCAACAGCGGGTGTTACGAGCACGAGATACTCAGGCTGCGTCCAGGCGCACGCGTGCTCGGAAAGCCCTGTCCGCTCTTTGTTCCGCTGGTGGAGGAGAGCTGGCTGGACGATCCGATAACACATCAAGTCGCCGAACGGTATCTTGCTGTCTTTCGTGCGACTCGCGTGGATGTTCTGATCCTCGGCTGCACGCACTATCCGCTGCTTGCGGGCGTTATCGCCGATGTTGTCGGCCCAGGGACGGCGATCGTCGATTCCGCCTCGACAGTGGCCGGGGCCGTTGAACGGCTGCTCATCAAAATGAACCTCGCCAACGACTCCGACTCGCCCGGCACCCACAAGTTCTACGTGACTGATCTGCCAGCCAAGATCAAACGCATCGGCAGAATGTTCCTGGGCATTGACGATCTTTCGATCGAACTGGTGCGACTCGGGGCTAGCTAG
- a CDS encoding GHMP kinase, translated as MSPRALAYSTPFASSPIISRTPVRISFGGGGTDLEAYYARFGGLVVSATIDKYFCCMISFRKDRKLVISSDDYGLTEECSDIEHLDTEGVFGLVKAVIRSFKLRVGAHIHTASDIPPGSGLGLSGAATVGTIKAISSLLGKKFSAGVIAELASAIEIDEMGRPIGKQDQFASAFGGLNEIRFEAGETTVMPLAIDARGLRELARWTMLFFTGKSRDSASILREQKGKTEGRHQATVTYLHEIKQYAEKMMPALLSGDFVRLGELVDLSWQAKRQIVSSISSHRIEALYNAARQNGALGGKITGAGGGGFLMLVCPPEKTVAVQAALRELDARRLMFRFVSRGTHLAS; from the coding sequence ATGAGTCCCAGGGCCTTGGCATACTCGACCCCGTTTGCATCGTCGCCCATCATATCAAGAACTCCCGTTCGGATTAGCTTCGGGGGCGGTGGAACCGACCTGGAGGCATATTACGCCAGATTCGGCGGGCTTGTGGTCTCCGCGACGATCGACAAGTACTTCTGCTGCATGATCTCGTTTCGCAAGGACCGCAAGCTGGTAATAAGCTCGGACGATTATGGCCTCACCGAGGAATGCAGCGACATTGAGCATCTAGACACTGAGGGTGTGTTTGGCCTTGTCAAGGCGGTTATCCGGTCCTTCAAACTACGGGTTGGGGCTCACATCCACACCGCATCCGACATCCCGCCCGGCTCCGGGCTTGGCCTTTCCGGAGCGGCGACGGTTGGCACAATCAAGGCCATCTCCTCCCTGCTTGGCAAAAAGTTTTCGGCCGGCGTGATAGCAGAGCTTGCCTCGGCCATAGAGATCGATGAAATGGGCCGGCCGATCGGCAAACAAGACCAGTTTGCGTCGGCCTTTGGAGGCCTGAATGAGATACGCTTTGAGGCCGGGGAGACCACAGTTATGCCGCTTGCGATCGACGCCAGAGGGCTTCGTGAGCTGGCAAGGTGGACGATGCTCTTCTTCACGGGCAAGAGCAGGGATTCTGCATCGATACTTCGGGAGCAAAAGGGCAAGACTGAGGGCCGCCATCAGGCCACCGTTACATACTTGCACGAGATCAAGCAATACGCCGAGAAGATGATGCCGGCTCTCCTTTCCGGGGATTTCGTGAGGCTTGGCGAGCTCGTTGACCTTTCCTGGCAGGCAAAGAGGCAGATCGTCTCTTCAATCAGCTCGCATCGCATCGAGGCCCTCTACAATGCCGCCAGGCAAAACGGGGCGTTGGGCGGCAAGATCACCGGCGCAGGCGGGGGCGGATTCCTCATGCTCGTCTGCCCGCCGGAGAAAACGGTGGCGGTGCAGGCCGCGCTTCGAGAGCTCGACGCACGCCGTCTGATGTTCAGGTTCGTCTCAAGGGGCACGCACCTCGCTAGCTAG
- a CDS encoding N-acetylmuramoyl-L-alanine amidase, whose protein sequence is MARLGNGLAVGFFLSLLLGLAVAAGQFQQVEVERVHANGYQMVDLSVLTRSLGLDGIWNALGRKVIVANEDKFLVLFVGSNRVALKDKIVRLSTSPSIVNGAMLVPVDFITEALSSIMDKKVSYEVVEDKVVIFDKRMGITRPIEPGPPTYREIGQLQEDLIQDRLATGATEAALTNSSPLSFRDAAIDVVVIDPGHGRQAAGDSGPTGLLEKEVTLKLAMRMKKLLERQMGIRVVLTRDADIDLSLERRTALANNEKAGLFLSLHASGSLDRDLSGFRAFVANVEASDEQTAKVVTKENKVIATEPGNEAQKPEEYATMLWDLSDNEYFRESLAVAKEILTACKRAEIDVASREPGQGPFIVLIGASMPAVLLEVGYPSNPTDEQLLKQDKYLDKLAGAVCEGIAKAKAQVAVQTRENR, encoded by the coding sequence GTGGCCAGATTGGGGAATGGACTTGCGGTTGGTTTTTTTCTTTCGTTGCTGCTTGGACTTGCAGTCGCGGCGGGCCAGTTTCAGCAGGTGGAAGTCGAGCGTGTGCATGCTAACGGCTATCAGATGGTTGACCTCAGCGTCCTGACGAGGTCGCTTGGACTTGACGGGATATGGAACGCCCTCGGCAGAAAAGTTATCGTCGCTAACGAGGACAAGTTCCTGGTTCTGTTCGTTGGTAGCAACCGCGTCGCTCTTAAAGATAAGATCGTGAGGCTTTCCACGTCGCCGTCGATAGTGAACGGCGCGATGCTCGTTCCGGTCGATTTCATCACCGAGGCGCTTAGTAGCATTATGGACAAGAAGGTTTCTTATGAGGTCGTGGAGGACAAGGTCGTCATATTTGACAAACGCATGGGGATAACGCGGCCGATCGAACCGGGACCGCCCACGTATCGAGAGATCGGTCAGCTTCAGGAAGACCTAATCCAGGATAGGCTTGCGACTGGGGCGACCGAGGCAGCGCTGACGAACAGCTCGCCACTTAGTTTCAGGGATGCTGCTATCGACGTGGTTGTCATCGACCCTGGTCATGGGAGACAGGCCGCTGGGGATTCGGGCCCGACAGGACTTCTGGAGAAAGAGGTTACGCTCAAGCTTGCAATGCGGATGAAGAAACTACTCGAGAGACAGATGGGTATTCGGGTCGTGCTGACGCGGGATGCCGACATTGACTTGTCGCTTGAGCGTAGGACTGCGCTGGCTAACAACGAGAAGGCCGGCCTTTTCCTCAGTCTTCACGCCAGCGGCTCGCTTGATAGGGATTTGAGCGGGTTCAGGGCGTTCGTCGCCAACGTTGAGGCCTCGGATGAGCAGACTGCCAAGGTAGTAACTAAAGAGAACAAGGTCATAGCTACTGAGCCCGGCAACGAAGCCCAGAAGCCCGAGGAATACGCGACGATGCTGTGGGACTTATCTGACAATGAGTACTTCCGCGAGAGCCTCGCGGTTGCCAAAGAGATACTCACCGCATGTAAAAGAGCGGAAATTGACGTGGCATCAAGAGAGCCGGGCCAGGGGCCGTTTATCGTTCTGATCGGCGCCTCTATGCCGGCTGTTTTGCTCGAGGTTGGCTACCCGAGCAATCCGACGGACGAACAGCTTCTCAAGCAGGACAAATACTTGGACAAGCTGGCCGGCGCGGTCTGCGAGGGCATTGCCAAGGCCAAGGCTCAGGTCGCGGTGCAGACTCGGGAGAACCGCTGA